A window of Psychroflexus sp. ALD_RP9 contains these coding sequences:
- a CDS encoding lipopolysaccharide biosynthesis protein yields MSAYKSLFKQTFIYGLATVLPRMISFLLVIVHTKYFDDRELYGELSVVFAYFVIFNVLLTYGMETAFFRFYSNQSKTKQNDVVNTSTWSLIITSVIFLALAFLNLNTISQFLDIKADYLAYVIGILILDVLVVIPFAYMRANKKPVKFAAIKITNVSINFLLNFFFLAWLVQLHSKFEFLEAIYVDDFQISYVFIANLIASLSSLLLVLPFYFKLKLSLNTKLLRQMLNYSWPVLVAGLAFSVNEVFDRILLNYLLPEDNPKEIIGAYSACYKIAVFMMLYVTAFRLGIEPFFFSHSNSKQPEVAYAIITKYFVIFGALILIGVVVFINPIKSIILQKESYYEALAIVPILLIANFCLGIYHNLSVWYKVTDRTKFGAYISTLGAIITLVINFSLIPQIGYMGSAIATLAAYFSMMLISYFYSRKYYPIPFQLKRISLYFCLSVVISAISFYVMPENYIFGISSLLAFMTLIYFNEKNEIKHMLQN; encoded by the coding sequence TTGTCAGCGTATAAATCACTTTTTAAACAAACCTTTATTTATGGCTTAGCAACAGTTTTGCCTCGAATGATTAGCTTTTTATTGGTTATTGTTCATACAAAGTATTTCGACGATCGTGAATTATATGGCGAACTTTCAGTTGTTTTTGCCTACTTTGTTATTTTTAATGTGCTACTAACTTATGGTATGGAAACTGCTTTTTTTAGGTTTTACAGCAACCAATCAAAAACCAAACAAAACGATGTTGTAAATACATCAACTTGGTCGCTTATCATTACAAGTGTCATTTTTTTGGCTTTGGCCTTTTTAAATCTAAATACTATAAGTCAATTTCTTGATATTAAAGCTGACTATTTAGCTTATGTAATAGGTATATTAATTCTAGATGTTTTAGTTGTTATTCCGTTCGCTTATATGCGCGCTAATAAGAAGCCTGTAAAATTTGCAGCTATAAAAATTACAAATGTAAGTATTAACTTCTTGCTTAATTTTTTCTTTTTAGCTTGGTTAGTTCAATTACACAGCAAATTTGAATTTTTAGAGGCGATTTATGTTGATGATTTTCAAATTAGTTATGTGTTTATCGCGAATTTAATTGCAAGCTTATCGTCTTTATTATTAGTCTTGCCATTTTACTTTAAACTTAAACTTAGCCTAAATACAAAACTGCTAAGGCAAATGTTAAACTACTCTTGGCCAGTTTTGGTTGCAGGGTTAGCCTTTTCAGTAAATGAGGTATTCGATCGAATTTTACTGAATTATTTATTGCCCGAAGACAATCCTAAAGAAATTATCGGTGCTTATTCCGCATGTTATAAAATCGCTGTATTTATGATGCTTTATGTTACAGCATTTCGACTAGGAATTGAGCCTTTTTTTTTCAGCCACTCTAATAGTAAACAACCAGAAGTTGCATATGCCATCATTACAAAATATTTTGTGATTTTTGGAGCACTAATTTTAATTGGAGTTGTTGTATTTATTAACCCTATTAAATCAATCATTCTTCAAAAAGAGAGCTACTACGAAGCTTTAGCAATAGTCCCAATTTTACTTATTGCTAATTTTTGTTTAGGGATTTACCATAACCTTTCGGTTTGGTACAAAGTGACTGATCGTACTAAATTTGGTGCTTATATTTCAACTTTAGGCGCTATAATTACACTTGTTATTAATTTCAGCTTAATTCCACAAATTGGTTATATGGGTTCTGCAATTGCAACCTTAGCAGCCTATTTTTCAATGATGTTAATTTCATATTTCTACTCACGTAAATATTACCCAATACCGTTTCAATTAAAACGCATCAGTCTTTATTTTTGTTTATCAGTCGTAATTAGCGCGATATCGTTTTATGTCATGCCAGAAAATTATATCTTCGGTATTTCAAGTTTATTAGCATTTATGACGCTAATTTATTTTAATGAAAAAAATGAAATTAAACATATGTTACAAAATTAG